The following coding sequences lie in one Nitrospirota bacterium genomic window:
- a CDS encoding TPM domain-containing protein has protein sequence MTFALTFTCLFASPSLGLDVPPHTGRIVDLAHLLPPDVAAALSAELEAHEAKAGNQVALLTLPSLEGEPLEDFSHRVATTWKLGRKGTDNGVLLLVVTRERKVRIEVGYGLEGTLTDARASRIIRGEIVPRFRAGDFPGGIAAGLRAIVGTIEGAYAVPAHPPAPQAPAGFSAILTLLLAVLVGTVIGLLLSARRHRARGLLGSVFSFSIAQSASLWLGVLAALATFALILWLVTLPPSRRRRARTGFDFEWGPPVAFGGDAIGPAGEIGFSGGGGDFGGGGASGDW, from the coding sequence TTGACCTTCGCCTTAACCTTCACTTGCCTCTTCGCCTCACCTTCCCTCGGCCTCGACGTCCCGCCGCACACCGGCCGCATCGTCGACCTGGCTCACCTCCTGCCGCCGGATGTAGCCGCCGCGCTATCGGCCGAATTGGAGGCCCATGAGGCCAAGGCCGGCAATCAGGTCGCGTTGCTCACGCTCCCGTCGCTCGAAGGCGAGCCGCTCGAAGACTTTTCCCACCGGGTGGCGACGACCTGGAAGCTCGGCCGCAAAGGAACGGACAACGGCGTGCTGCTGCTGGTGGTCACGCGCGAGCGCAAAGTCCGGATCGAAGTCGGCTATGGGTTGGAAGGCACGCTCACCGACGCACGGGCGTCGCGCATCATCCGGGGGGAAATCGTCCCGCGGTTCAGGGCCGGCGATTTTCCGGGCGGGATCGCGGCGGGGCTCCGGGCGATTGTGGGCACGATCGAGGGCGCGTACGCCGTCCCGGCTCACCCGCCTGCTCCGCAGGCCCCGGCCGGCTTCTCGGCGATCCTCACGCTGCTGCTCGCCGTGCTGGTGGGGACCGTCATCGGGCTGCTGCTCAGTGCCCGGCGTCACCGTGCGAGGGGACTGCTGGGGAGTGTGTTCTCGTTCTCCATCGCGCAGTCGGCGAGTCTCTGGCTCGGCGTGCTCGCCGCGCTGGCGACGTTTGCGTTGATACTCTGGCTCGTCACGCTTCCGCCCAGCCGGCGACGCCGGGCGCGCACCGGGTTCGACTTCGAGTGGGGCCCTCCGGTCGCCTTCGGCGGCGATGCGATCGGGCCCGCCGGCGAGATCGGTTTCAGCGGAGGAGGCGGCGATTTCGGCGGCGGGGGCGCGTCGGGAGACTGGTAA
- a CDS encoding NAD(P)/FAD-dependent oxidoreductase, with protein sequence MPHEERLRGRSVIVAGAGLAGLAAAVALRRDGARVTVLEARDRVGGRVWTLRNGFLEGQHAEAGGDLIEADQEAIRELAAQTGLSLTPILRGGFGFVRGGPGRRRPTVVASLPDLWAKIAAPCAPLVRAYRLTEQRWDGPIARMLARLSVADWLDRIRADRETRALIRGLRGLFLADPEELSLLALVDQLASDMPGGGRFYRIKGGNDQLATRLAARFGEQVCLRTALLAATQTSNRVRVTARAADGGQMQLTADYLILALPAMTVRRIAFRPPLPPLQRKAFADLPYGRATKTLLQFERPFWRRRGRLRAFGTDLPIGAVWDGNEEQRGRAGILTLLAGGSASPETLKLVDEQGIEGLVEALAWLGVNKTALLTSRLVCWEEDPWAQGGYACFDPGYDPELRAWLAKPHGRIVFAGEHTSLRWQGYMNGAVESGWRAAEEVRALARPSGRSRRSSA encoded by the coding sequence ATGCCACACGAAGAACGACTGCGCGGCAGGTCCGTCATCGTCGCGGGAGCGGGGCTTGCGGGCCTGGCGGCCGCCGTCGCCTTGCGCCGCGATGGCGCGCGGGTCACGGTGCTGGAAGCGCGGGACCGCGTCGGCGGGCGCGTGTGGACGCTGCGCAACGGCTTTCTCGAAGGACAGCATGCCGAAGCTGGCGGAGATTTGATCGAAGCCGATCAGGAAGCCATCCGGGAACTCGCGGCGCAGACCGGGCTCTCGTTGACGCCGATCCTCCGGGGAGGGTTCGGCTTCGTTCGGGGAGGTCCCGGACGCCGTCGTCCGACAGTGGTCGCCTCTCTTCCTGATCTCTGGGCCAAAATCGCCGCGCCCTGCGCCCCGTTGGTCCGGGCCTATCGTCTGACCGAGCAACGGTGGGACGGTCCGATTGCGCGGATGCTGGCCCGCCTGTCCGTAGCGGACTGGCTCGATCGCATCCGGGCCGATCGGGAGACGCGCGCGCTCATCCGGGGCCTGCGGGGGCTCTTCCTCGCCGATCCGGAGGAACTCTCGTTGCTCGCGCTGGTGGATCAGCTCGCGTCCGACATGCCGGGCGGCGGGCGATTCTACCGGATCAAGGGCGGCAACGATCAACTGGCGACGCGCCTCGCGGCGCGGTTCGGCGAGCAGGTCTGCCTGCGGACGGCACTGCTGGCGGCCACGCAGACCAGCAATCGGGTGCGGGTCACCGCCCGCGCTGCCGACGGCGGGCAGATGCAGCTCACCGCCGACTATCTGATCCTGGCCCTGCCCGCCATGACGGTACGGCGCATCGCCTTCAGGCCGCCGCTGCCACCGCTTCAACGCAAGGCCTTCGCGGATCTGCCATACGGGCGGGCGACGAAAACGCTGCTCCAGTTCGAGCGCCCGTTTTGGCGCCGGCGCGGGCGGCTGCGGGCGTTTGGGACGGATCTGCCGATCGGCGCGGTCTGGGACGGCAACGAAGAGCAACGCGGCCGCGCAGGCATTCTGACGCTGCTGGCGGGCGGATCGGCCAGCCCAGAGACCCTCAAGCTCGTCGACGAGCAGGGGATCGAGGGTCTCGTGGAGGCCTTGGCCTGGCTCGGCGTGAACAAGACGGCGCTGCTGACATCCCGACTGGTCTGCTGGGAGGAAGATCCGTGGGCGCAGGGAGGGTATGCCTGCTTCGATCCCGGATACGACCCGGAATTACGGGCGTGGCTGGCGAAACCCCATGGCCGGATCGTGTTCGCCGGCGAGCACACCAGCCTGCGCTGGCAGGGCTACATGAACGGCGCCGTCGAAAGCGGCTGGCGGGCCGCCGAAGAAGTGCGGGCGCTGGCGCGGCCGTCCGGACGCAGCAGGAGATCGAGCGCATGA
- a CDS encoding heme-binding protein: MKRTMLLLMGIVIGTAAFVRAESVADKRGLTLEGAKKVIAATVAEAKRVNAPGGSIAVVDEGGNLLALERLDQTFAASANIAIGKARTAALFKKPTKMFEDAIKSGRTSMVTLGGDLQNFTPLQGGVPLEWEGKVVGAVGVSGAASAQQDEELAIIGAKSLESMDMAGLANGQAPLPVTYIGSPKVAAAFAKGALLVGDDEQMMHAARNYMVHASHRDKPGLVEIHELDTDIVYVLKGSATLITGGTPVGVKTIAPHEFRAPTVEGGETRRLAPGDVVIIPNNVPHWFKEVEAPFDYYVVKVR; this comes from the coding sequence ATGAAACGGACGATGCTACTTCTAATGGGAATAGTCATCGGAACGGCGGCATTTGTCCGCGCCGAGTCCGTGGCCGACAAACGCGGGCTCACGCTGGAAGGCGCGAAGAAAGTCATCGCGGCGACGGTCGCCGAGGCCAAGCGCGTCAACGCGCCGGGCGGCTCCATCGCCGTCGTCGATGAAGGCGGCAATTTGCTCGCGCTTGAACGATTGGACCAGACCTTCGCCGCCAGCGCGAACATCGCCATCGGCAAGGCGCGCACGGCGGCGCTGTTTAAGAAACCGACGAAGATGTTTGAGGATGCCATCAAGAGCGGACGCACCTCGATGGTGACGTTGGGCGGCGACCTCCAGAACTTCACGCCCCTGCAAGGCGGAGTCCCGCTCGAATGGGAGGGGAAAGTCGTGGGCGCCGTCGGTGTGAGCGGCGCCGCGAGCGCCCAACAGGACGAGGAGCTCGCGATCATAGGCGCCAAGTCGCTGGAATCGATGGACATGGCCGGCCTGGCGAACGGACAGGCGCCGCTGCCCGTGACCTATATCGGGAGCCCGAAGGTCGCCGCCGCGTTTGCGAAGGGCGCGTTGCTGGTGGGTGACGACGAACAGATGATGCACGCCGCGCGCAACTACATGGTGCACGCGAGCCACCGAGATAAGCCCGGCCTCGTGGAGATCCATGAATTGGACACGGACATCGTGTACGTGCTCAAGGGTTCGGCGACCCTGATCACGGGCGGGACGCCGGTCGGCGTCAAAACCATCGCGCCGCATGAATTCCGCGCACCGACCGTCGAAGGCGGCGAGACGCGCAGGCTGGCGCCCGGCGACGTCGTCATCATCCCTAACAACGTGCCGCATTGGTTCAAGGAAGTGGAAGCGCCATTCGACTATTACGTGGTGAAAGTACGGTGA
- a CDS encoding LemA family protein — MLLLAGGLLILPGCGYNELQGLDEETNAAWSEVLNQYQRRADLIPNLVETVKGYAAHERETLESVTRARAQVAGLKLTPEALRDPEAFEKFQTAQQELSSALAHLLVVVEKYPDLKANETFRDLQSQLEGTENRIAVARKRYIGKVAEYNKAVRFFPTNLTAKYLLHLDVKLNFTVADEKAVAKPPEVKF, encoded by the coding sequence ATGCTCTTGCTGGCGGGCGGCCTGCTGATCCTGCCGGGCTGCGGGTACAACGAGTTGCAGGGGCTCGATGAGGAGACCAACGCCGCCTGGAGCGAGGTGCTGAATCAATATCAACGCCGAGCCGACCTGATCCCGAACCTGGTCGAAACGGTGAAAGGCTACGCGGCCCATGAACGCGAGACCCTGGAGAGCGTCACGCGGGCGCGGGCGCAGGTCGCCGGCCTCAAGCTCACCCCGGAGGCGCTCAGGGACCCGGAGGCGTTCGAGAAATTCCAGACCGCGCAGCAGGAGCTCTCCTCCGCCCTGGCGCATCTGCTGGTCGTGGTGGAGAAGTATCCGGACCTGAAGGCCAACGAGACCTTTCGCGATCTCCAGAGCCAACTCGAGGGAACCGAGAACCGCATCGCCGTCGCGCGCAAGCGGTACATCGGCAAGGTGGCCGAGTACAACAAGGCGGTACGCTTTTTCCCGACCAATCTGACCGCCAAGTACCTCCTGCACCTCGACGTCAAGCTCAACTTCACCGTCGCGGACGAAAAGGCCGTCGCGAAGCCGCCCGAAGTCAAATTTTAG
- a CDS encoding DUF3568 family protein, producing MRERGRIVLLLPLVMASGSGCVALAVGAAGGAAGTAYVMGKVTEELDVPVHRTHEAVVAAFRDLDLAILENKADKLTAHVEGEFTDGKQVWVDIEELSEEKSKVTIRVGLVGDESRARQILDAMRRHLPPRAQPQARAGAGNRSSRRLRSPEGLRPGRGTALSLDRARPIIYR from the coding sequence ATGCGGGAACGGGGACGGATCGTGCTGCTGCTGCCGCTGGTCATGGCGAGCGGCAGCGGCTGCGTCGCCTTGGCGGTCGGAGCGGCCGGCGGCGCGGCGGGAACGGCCTACGTCATGGGAAAGGTGACCGAGGAACTCGACGTTCCGGTCCACCGAACGCATGAGGCGGTCGTCGCGGCCTTTCGCGACCTCGATCTGGCGATTCTGGAAAACAAAGCCGACAAGCTCACTGCCCATGTGGAGGGCGAGTTCACGGACGGCAAACAGGTGTGGGTGGACATCGAGGAACTCTCCGAAGAGAAATCCAAAGTCACGATCCGTGTGGGGCTCGTCGGCGACGAGAGTCGCGCGCGTCAGATTCTTGACGCGATGCGCCGTCACCTGCCTCCGCGCGCACAGCCGCAGGCGCGCGCCGGCGCTGGGAACCGATCCAGCCGCCGCCTCCGCTCTCCGGAGGGTCTTCGCCCCGGCCGCGGAACCGCGCTTTCGCTTGACAGAGCCCGGCCGATCATTTATCGGTGA
- a CDS encoding PilZ domain-containing protein — protein MLRSRCRSAREYLAGLLFVSPFRCQFCSHRFLAFRFRRRYPKQLIDRREHLRIPVRLFLSFSGGRVRGEGTVMDISMGGCIIKSDTQVHVDDIFYLQVAIDEQEPPLELAAMVRSVSPRGIAFKFLRKAQEDRRLQAFVQARSAGPAARPYG, from the coding sequence GTGCTCCGGTCACGCTGTCGGTCGGCGCGGGAATACCTGGCCGGCCTGCTCTTCGTCTCCCCGTTCCGCTGCCAGTTCTGCAGTCATCGGTTTTTGGCGTTCCGCTTCAGGCGGCGGTACCCCAAGCAGCTGATCGACCGCCGGGAGCATTTGCGCATTCCGGTCCGCCTGTTCCTCTCGTTTTCGGGAGGTCGGGTGCGCGGCGAAGGCACCGTCATGGATATCTCCATGGGCGGCTGTATCATCAAGAGCGACACGCAAGTCCATGTGGACGATATTTTCTATCTGCAGGTCGCGATCGATGAGCAAGAACCGCCCCTCGAACTCGCCGCAATGGTCCGATCGGTCAGCCCGCGGGGGATCGCCTTCAAGTTTCTTCGCAAGGCCCAGGAAGACAGACGGCTGCAGGCCTTCGTCCAGGCGAGAAGCGCGGGGCCGGCCGCGCGGCCGTACGGGTGA
- a CDS encoding tetratricopeptide repeat protein, giving the protein MLRSAIRRSWLRSTLYGVVACAPLVAGCTGSSDPASDWERDHAKGLEARQAGRYAEAESRLAAALKAAERLKPDDPRLLTTLTDLIDLYDTQGKHSEVEPLLRRVLTVTEQTQGEGHPQAAVVLHKLAKLNHRLGEYGEAESFYRRALAIDDKALGPTHPDTLVIVHEYAALLRETNRTDEADTFLAARAKTNKSAAPLPICPD; this is encoded by the coding sequence ATGCTCAGGTCAGCAATTCGACGATCCTGGCTCCGATCCACACTGTACGGCGTGGTCGCCTGTGCCCCGCTGGTCGCCGGATGCACGGGTTCCTCCGATCCCGCTTCGGACTGGGAACGGGACCATGCGAAAGGGCTTGAAGCTCGACAGGCCGGCCGATATGCCGAGGCCGAATCCCGTTTGGCGGCCGCGCTGAAGGCGGCCGAACGGCTCAAGCCCGATGACCCGCGACTGCTGACCACCCTGACCGATCTCATCGATCTCTACGACACGCAGGGGAAACACAGCGAGGTGGAGCCGCTCCTCCGACGCGTGCTGACCGTCACCGAGCAGACCCAGGGAGAGGGCCATCCGCAGGCGGCCGTCGTCCTGCACAAGCTGGCGAAACTGAATCACCGTCTCGGCGAGTACGGCGAAGCGGAATCGTTTTACCGGCGGGCGCTGGCCATCGACGACAAGGCGCTGGGACCGACCCACCCCGATACGCTCGTGATCGTCCATGAGTACGCCGCGCTCTTGCGCGAAACCAACCGCACCGACGAAGCGGACACCTTCCTTGCGGCGCGCGCGAAGACCAATAAAAGCGCGGCGCCCCTGCCGATCTGTCCGGACTGA
- a CDS encoding DUF429 domain-containing protein, which translates to MQPRAPTAWVAGVDGCRGGWAVALVPAETAVARRPLIRLCGDFREVLLLRPSPAVIAVDIPIGLLDGPRAGGRLCDRLARAMLTGRTSSVFSPPCRRVLRARKYEDAHGFGLSRQAFGILPKIREVDDLMTSALQQLVREAHPELAFSALAGRPMRWNKKTPAGRQERLRALERGGALYRELAGWLAEALDTFPRRHLSADDLMDALALSWTARRIAAGKARRIPDRPPRDRRSLRMEIWY; encoded by the coding sequence GTGCAACCGCGGGCTCCGACGGCGTGGGTGGCGGGAGTCGACGGATGTCGCGGCGGATGGGCGGTCGCGCTCGTGCCGGCAGAAACCGCGGTCGCGCGACGGCCGCTCATCAGATTGTGCGGAGACTTTCGGGAGGTGCTGTTGCTCCGGCCCAGCCCGGCCGTCATCGCGGTCGACATCCCGATCGGTCTGCTCGACGGACCGCGCGCCGGCGGCCGGCTGTGCGATCGACTGGCGCGCGCGATGCTCACCGGTCGGACGAGCAGCGTGTTCAGTCCGCCCTGCCGCCGTGTCCTGCGAGCCCGAAAATATGAAGACGCGCACGGTTTCGGATTGTCCCGTCAAGCGTTCGGCATTCTGCCGAAAATTCGTGAGGTCGATGACCTGATGACGTCGGCGCTCCAGCAACTCGTGCGCGAAGCCCATCCCGAACTGGCGTTCAGCGCCCTCGCCGGTCGACCGATGCGTTGGAACAAAAAGACGCCGGCCGGACGACAGGAACGGCTGCGTGCGCTCGAACGGGGCGGAGCGCTCTATCGGGAACTCGCCGGATGGCTGGCGGAGGCGCTGGACACTTTCCCTCGGCGCCATCTCTCGGCGGACGATCTGATGGATGCGCTCGCTCTCTCCTGGACCGCGCGGCGCATCGCCGCCGGGAAGGCGCGACGGATTCCCGACCGGCCGCCGCGTGATCGCAGGAGCCTGCGTATGGAGATCTGGTATTGA
- a CDS encoding SMP-30/gluconolactonase/LRE family protein translates to MRAKACILMGVAGTIIVCGLAIASAQTTQDAPAVRPDVIVDLMTDEGVALVKGQWRYSDTRIVQVAHHRPGPDLGPSGPPNMTYDYEPHAGAADFDDSTWEALRPPQLEERRSTGRLCFNWYRIAVTVPDRIGSFDPTGSAIVFEIAVDDYAEVWVDGELPLVLGQPGGQLIKGFNAPNRVVLTRYARPGQRIQLAVFGINGPLSNPPGNFIWVRSATLEFYKMHSVGAAQFVRTEILKADSALDEIVPSNAQLEKLAGGFLFTEGPVWVPRKDSMPGYLLFSDPNNNTIYRWSPDGQVSVFRTKSGYSGFNVGEYHQPGSNGLTLDKQGRLTINQHGTRRVIRVEPRGNVTVLADRLEGKRINSPNDLVFKSNGDLYFTDPPFGLPKAFDDPRKELPFSGVYCVKDGQVKLVSTDLDAPNGIALSPDETYLFVNNWNDKRKIIMRYEVRPDCSLSNGRVFFDMTNAPGEDALDGMKVDQRGNVYCTGPGGLWIISPEGKHLGTIKGPEDPHNMAWGDDDGKTLYVTALTGLYRIRLNISGIRPPLD, encoded by the coding sequence ATGAGAGCAAAAGCCTGCATACTTATGGGGGTAGCCGGTACGATCATCGTCTGTGGCCTCGCCATCGCGTCAGCCCAAACCACGCAAGATGCCCCGGCCGTCCGGCCCGACGTGATTGTCGATCTGATGACCGACGAGGGCGTGGCCTTGGTCAAAGGTCAGTGGCGGTACAGCGACACCAGGATCGTCCAGGTCGCGCATCACCGACCCGGCCCCGACCTCGGACCGTCCGGCCCCCCGAACATGACTTACGACTACGAGCCCCACGCCGGCGCAGCGGACTTCGACGACTCGACGTGGGAAGCGCTGCGGCCGCCCCAGTTGGAGGAGCGGCGCTCAACCGGCCGGCTCTGCTTCAACTGGTATCGAATCGCCGTCACGGTTCCAGACCGGATCGGTTCATTCGACCCGACCGGCTCCGCGATCGTGTTCGAGATCGCGGTAGACGACTACGCGGAGGTATGGGTGGACGGCGAATTGCCGCTCGTCCTCGGCCAGCCCGGCGGTCAGCTTATTAAAGGCTTCAACGCCCCCAATCGCGTCGTGCTGACGCGCTATGCGAGACCGGGCCAGCGCATTCAGTTGGCGGTGTTCGGGATCAATGGGCCGCTCTCGAATCCGCCCGGGAACTTTATCTGGGTCCGGTCAGCCACGCTCGAGTTCTACAAGATGCACTCGGTCGGCGCGGCGCAGTTCGTCAGGACCGAGATTCTCAAAGCCGACTCGGCCTTGGACGAGATCGTCCCCTCGAATGCCCAACTCGAAAAGCTGGCCGGCGGGTTTCTTTTCACCGAGGGACCGGTGTGGGTGCCGAGGAAGGATTCCATGCCCGGTTATCTGCTTTTCAGCGATCCGAACAACAATACGATCTACCGATGGTCGCCGGACGGCCAGGTGTCCGTCTTTCGCACGAAGAGCGGCTACAGCGGATTCAACGTCGGCGAATATCACCAGCCCGGCTCGAACGGGCTCACGCTCGACAAGCAAGGCCGGCTCACCATCAATCAGCATGGCACTCGCCGGGTCATCCGCGTCGAACCGCGCGGCAACGTCACCGTGTTGGCGGATCGCTTGGAGGGCAAGCGGATCAACAGCCCGAACGACCTCGTGTTCAAATCGAACGGCGACCTGTATTTCACCGATCCTCCGTTCGGCCTGCCGAAGGCGTTCGACGATCCGCGCAAGGAACTGCCCTTCAGCGGCGTCTATTGCGTGAAGGACGGGCAGGTGAAGCTGGTCAGTACCGACCTCGATGCGCCGAACGGGATCGCGCTCTCGCCAGATGAGACGTATCTGTTTGTCAACAACTGGAATGACAAGAGGAAGATCATCATGCGCTATGAGGTCCGGCCGGATTGCAGTCTCTCGAACGGCCGGGTCTTCTTTGATATGACCAACGCGCCGGGCGAGGACGCGCTGGACGGGATGAAGGTGGATCAGCGCGGCAATGTCTATTGCACGGGGCCGGGCGGGCTCTGGATCATTTCCCCGGAAGGCAAGCACCTGGGCACGATCAAGGGCCCCGAAGACCCCCACAACATGGCTTGGGGGGACGATGACGGCAAGACACTGTACGTCACCGCGCTGACCGGCCTTTACCGCATCCGATTGAACATTTCCGGCATCAGGCCGCCGCTCGATTGA
- the xth gene encoding exodeoxyribonuclease III — translation MKIATFNVNSIRKRLPIVLDWLDRHKPDVLCLQETKVQDMEFPLLALAETGYEANFRGIKGYNGVAVLSRAKPDAVFYGFDDGGDPDDSRLMRVVIRRIPIVNTYVPQGYEIDSPKYAYKLKWFERLRRYFAKHLSPEKPAVWCGDMNVAPRPIDVHSPEKHLTHVCYHEDARKAYESTVKWGWQDVFVKLYPDRRQYTFWDYRAPSSLEANKGWRIDHILATAPLAAKCVKADVDIEPRRAKDPSDHTFLWAEFSV, via the coding sequence ATGAAGATCGCCACGTTCAACGTCAACTCCATCCGCAAACGGCTGCCGATCGTCCTGGACTGGTTGGACCGGCACAAGCCCGACGTGCTCTGCCTGCAGGAGACCAAGGTGCAGGATATGGAGTTCCCGCTGCTGGCGCTGGCGGAAACCGGCTATGAGGCAAACTTTCGCGGGATCAAGGGGTACAACGGCGTGGCGGTCCTCAGCCGCGCGAAGCCGGACGCGGTCTTTTACGGGTTCGACGACGGAGGAGACCCCGATGACTCACGGCTCATGCGGGTCGTCATCCGGCGCATTCCGATCGTCAACACCTACGTGCCCCAGGGTTACGAGATCGACTCGCCGAAGTATGCCTATAAGTTGAAATGGTTCGAGCGGCTTCGCCGCTATTTCGCCAAGCACCTTTCGCCGGAGAAGCCGGCCGTCTGGTGCGGAGACATGAACGTGGCGCCGAGACCGATCGACGTGCACAGCCCGGAAAAACACCTCACGCATGTGTGCTATCACGAAGACGCGCGGAAGGCGTATGAGAGCACGGTGAAGTGGGGATGGCAGGACGTCTTCGTCAAGCTCTATCCGGACCGCCGGCAGTACACGTTCTGGGATTATCGGGCGCCGAGTTCACTGGAGGCGAACAAGGGCTGGCGTATCGACCATATCCTGGCCACGGCGCCGCTCGCCGCAAAGTGCGTGAAAGCGGATGTGGACATCGAGCCGCGACGAGCGAAGGACCCTTCGGATCACACGTTTCTGTGGGCGGAGTTTTCCGTCTAG
- a CDS encoding TPM domain-containing protein has translation MVRFSDEDLDKIRNAVRAAERKTRGEIVPMIVPASARYRDVGYRVGLAAGLLVLTALMTIDSEWAPWGWHAANAGWLLLAVVGAYALGQWAGTFPVVVRLFTPAERMAIKVRLRAEQAFYQHGLHKARDRTGILILVSLLEHRVHVLADKEINERVPPGTWDRIVAGIIDGIRAGRPTDALCDAIARCGDVLARFCPAGPGDNPDELSNELIRES, from the coding sequence ATGGTTCGTTTCTCGGACGAAGACCTGGACAAGATTCGGAACGCCGTGCGGGCGGCGGAACGCAAGACGCGCGGCGAGATCGTGCCGATGATCGTGCCCGCCTCGGCGCGCTACCGCGACGTCGGCTATCGGGTCGGGTTGGCCGCCGGGTTGCTGGTCCTGACCGCGCTCATGACGATCGACAGCGAATGGGCGCCCTGGGGATGGCACGCGGCCAATGCCGGCTGGCTGTTGCTCGCGGTCGTGGGCGCGTACGCGCTGGGCCAATGGGCGGGGACCTTCCCCGTTGTCGTCCGGCTCTTCACGCCGGCCGAACGGATGGCGATAAAAGTCCGCCTCCGCGCCGAACAGGCTTTTTATCAGCACGGGCTCCACAAAGCCAGGGACCGCACCGGCATTCTGATTTTGGTGTCGTTGCTTGAACATCGCGTGCATGTGCTGGCGGACAAGGAGATCAACGAACGGGTGCCGCCCGGCACCTGGGACCGGATCGTGGCGGGCATCATCGACGGCATCCGCGCAGGCCGCCCGACGGACGCGCTCTGTGACGCGATCGCCCGCTGCGGAGACGTGCTGGCTCGGTTCTGTCCGGCCGGCCCCGGCGACAATCCCGACGAATTATCCAACGAGCTGATTCGAGAGTCCTGA
- a CDS encoding response regulator: MSILIVDDSLDERELLRTLLAKEGYRDVLAADSAAAAFRLLGPDERSPERAPVDLVLMDLVMPEVDGLETCRWIRQRDHLRDVPIIVITVKTEPADLMAAFQAGAMDYIRKPVNPVELAARVSSALALKEERECRKARERELLRSNEDLQRALRQMKILHGLIPICVKCKRIRNDQGAWQRLEDYIHDHSGAEFSHGVCTTCMNELYPDMYKG, translated from the coding sequence ATGAGCATTCTCATCGTCGATGATTCGCTGGACGAACGGGAGTTGTTGCGCACCCTTCTCGCGAAGGAGGGCTACCGGGACGTCCTCGCCGCCGACTCCGCGGCGGCGGCTTTTCGCCTGCTCGGGCCCGATGAGCGAAGTCCCGAGAGGGCGCCCGTCGACCTCGTGCTGATGGACCTCGTCATGCCGGAGGTGGACGGATTGGAAACCTGCAGGTGGATCAGGCAGCGCGACCATTTGCGGGACGTCCCGATCATCGTCATCACCGTCAAAACCGAACCGGCGGACCTGATGGCCGCCTTCCAGGCCGGCGCGATGGACTATATCCGTAAGCCGGTCAACCCCGTGGAACTGGCGGCTCGCGTGTCGTCGGCCTTGGCCCTGAAGGAAGAGCGGGAGTGTCGGAAGGCCCGTGAGCGGGAACTGCTCAGGAGCAACGAAGACCTGCAGCGAGCGCTGCGGCAGATGAAGATCCTCCACGGACTCATTCCCATCTGCGTCAAGTGCAAGCGCATTCGCAACGACCAGGGCGCCTGGCAACGGTTGGAGGATTACATTCACGACCATTCGGGCGCCGAGTTCAGCCACGGAGTCTGCACGACCTGCATGAACGAGTTGTATCCCGACATGTACAAAGGTTGA